Proteins from a genomic interval of Trifolium pratense cultivar HEN17-A07 linkage group LG6, ARS_RC_1.1, whole genome shotgun sequence:
- the LOC123888203 gene encoding nuclear transcription factor Y subunit gamma-like: MKVDADMVSAESQLLMAKACEVLIQELTYRAWFNTKERNRITMKPIDIAKVIMETNPFDDFFMGVVTQYCASDVKPQVENMENLTVANQQENKTVQPTDIPKAIIENGNELDYENVEKFLYGDQAFFPPGADFMEKDQMETDQGFVQPFMMQPPFMPLDQFPFNYQPK, encoded by the exons ATGAAAGTTGATGCAGAT ATGGTGAGTGCTGAATCTCAATTGTTGATGGCAAAAGCATGCGAGGTTTTAATTCAAGAGCTCACATATCGTGCTTGGTTTAATACTAAAGAGAGAAATAGGATTACTATGAAGCCTATTGATATTGCCAAGGTCATTATGGAAACTAATCCCTTTGATGATTTTTTCATGGGTGTTGTTACTCAATATTGTGCCTCTGATGTCAAG CCGCAGGTAGAGAATATGGAAAATCTTACCGTTGCAAACCAACAGGAAAATAAGACTGTGCAGCCTACTGATATCCCCAAGGCCATTATTGAAAAT GGCAATGAACTAGACTATGAAAATGTAGAAAAGTTTCTCTATGGAGACCAAGCTTTCTTTCCTCCTGGTGCAGATTTTATGGAAAAA GATCAAATGGAAACAGACCAAGGGTTTGTACAACCCTTCATGATGCAACCACCATTTATGCCTTTAGATCAATTTCCATTCAATTATCAGCCAAAG TGA